One stretch of Pomacea canaliculata isolate SZHN2017 linkage group LG11, ASM307304v1, whole genome shotgun sequence DNA includes these proteins:
- the LOC112575477 gene encoding uncharacterized protein LOC112575477, translated as MLNKLYFVLLLTVPPWLVQVCKTNISWVRDRTFDDIIRVTGYSQLVTPGQNKSAIHCGLLCTSMSWCSSFFFLSATGGCILHQTVFAVPQGGQGTKGARYYRAFTAGCPKEYVFVRQERLCFKVSTSRTVFQYAYGNCSRADSQLVVLDTPGKHSAVANYVAEAYSNIFSYFIGGVRPGVVDGTRSQWSALTDPLTWLTGALVSINGPDTFWASENPSNSMGTEGCMELNSGTWNDLSCNHTRAFICERHVT; from the exons ATGCTCAACAAGCTTTACTTTGTGTTGTTATTGACCGTTCCGCCATGGCTTGTGCAGGTGTG CAAGACAAACATTAGCTGGGTGCGAGACAGGACAtttgatgacatcatcaggGTGACGGGCTACTCACAGTTGGTGACACCCGGGCAAAACAAAAGCGCCATCCACTGCGGGCTTCTGTGCACCTCCATGTCCTGGTGCTCgtccttcttctttctgtcagcGACTGGCGGGTGCATCTTGCACCAAACTGTCTTTGCGGTGCCACAGGGAGGCCAGGGGACGAAAGGTGCCAGATACTACAGGGCTTTTACAG CCGGGTGTCCAAAAGAGTACGTGTTTGTGCGCCAAGAAAGACTGTGTTTCAAGGTGTCTACCAGTCGTACAGTATTCCAGTACGCCTACGGCAACTGCTCCAGGGCCGACTCCCAGCTCGTGGTTCTGGACACACCTGGCAAGCACTCGGCTGTCGCAAACTATGTGGCTGAGGCAT ACAGTAACatcttttcatatttcattgGCGGTGTACGGCCAGGAGTTGTGGATGGCACCAGGTCACAGTGGAGCGCCCTCACTGACCCTTTGACCTGGCTGACCGGCGCGCTAGTGAGCATCAACGGCCCTGACACCTTCTGGGCCAGTGAGAATCCATCCAATTCTATGGGAACAGAAGGCTGCATGGAGCTAAATAGTGGAACATGGAACGATTTATCCTGCAATCACACGCGTGCCTTCATCTGTGAAAGGCACGTGACATAA